A genome region from Carya illinoinensis cultivar Pawnee chromosome 2, C.illinoinensisPawnee_v1, whole genome shotgun sequence includes the following:
- the LOC122301343 gene encoding ecotropic viral integration site 5 protein homolog isoform X1 — MKATKALNPSVITFDHKRDAYGFAVRPQHVQRYREYASIYKEEEEERSDRWRSFLERQAEAAQLPENGLSTEEDKKTKDAGASEQEADTSSGKVVEGDDLSSQKLGSNDLAENGARKEELPSAKETKIHKAHIWTEIRPSLCAIEDMMSIRVKKKTNLLKYEQCTGSGKPLASPIEEARSSKGASEEDSEDEFYDAERSDPIQDVPQSDTVSAPATVAATDVIPPDLLFPWKEELEVLVRGGVPMALRGELWQAFAGVKSRHVEKYYQDLLAPESYSGNSTEHNGKQLDNNSEGLTTDAVCIPEKWKGQIEKDLPRTFPGHPALDVNGRNALRRLLTAYARHNPSVGYCQAMNFFAGLLLLLMPEENAFWTLLALIDDYFDGYYSEEMIESQVDQLVFEELVRERFPKLVNHLDYQGVQVAWVTGPWFLSIFMNMLPWESVLRIWDVLLFEGNRVMLFRTALALMELYGPSLVATKDAGDAVSLLQSLAGSTFDSSQLVLTACMGYQNVNETRLQVLRNKHRPAVTTALAERSKGLQVWRNSQGLASKLYGFKHDPKSMIIEANKTEKSLDAQTNGSLSRSESGSTNADEIIISLTGGEEIDSAKDLQEQVGWLKVELCKLLDEKRSAVLRAEELETALMEMVKQDNRRQLSARVEQLEHEVSELRSSLADKQEQENAMLQVLMRVEQEQRVTEDARRFAEQDSAAQRFAAQVLQAPTWISRQRYEVWQANPLVSDYRLQKEKYEEATVSLSEMEKRVVMAESMLEATLQYQCGQVKAQPSPRSSHPDSLTVGSNQESTQDLPARKTGLLARPFGLGWRDRNKGKQTNIEEPIDGGKSTSEGQSPSPQCQFR, encoded by the exons ATGAAGGCCACCAAAGCCCTCAACCCCTCTGTCATCACCTTCGACCACAAGAG GGACGCCTATGGGTTTGCTGTGAGACCTCAGCATGTACAAAGATACCGTGAATATGCTAGTATCTACAAG gaggaagaggaagaaagatCAGATAGGTGGAGGTCTTTTCTGGAAAGGCAAGCAGAGGCAGCTCAACTACCTGAAAATGGATTATCAACCGAAGAAGACAAAAAAACCAAAGATGCTGGAGCGTCAGAACAAGAAGCAGACACCAGCTCGGGGAAGGTAGTTGAAGGAGATGACTTAAGTAGCCAGAAGCTTGGTTCAAATGATTTGGCTGAAAATGGTGCCAGAAAGGAGGAGTTGCCTTCAGCTAAGGAGACAAAAATTCACAAGGCCCATATTTGGACTGAGATTAGACCCTCTCTTTGTGCCATTGAAGACATGATGAGCATTCGTGTAAAGaagaaaaccaatttattaaaatatgaacAATGCACTGGAAGTGGAAAGCCACTTGCTTCTCCCATTGAGGAGGCTAGATCCTCTAAAGGAGCATCTGAGGAGGATTCTGAGGATGAGTTTTATGACGCAGAGAGGTCTGATCCTATTCAAGATGTTCCTCAGAGTGATACTGTCAGTGCTCCTGCTACTGTTGCTGCTACTGATGTGATCCCTCCAGACTTATTGTTTCCTTGGAAAGAAGAGTTAGAAGTTCTTGTTCGCGGTGGAGTGCCTATGGCTCTCAGGGGGGAG CTTTGGCAAGCTTTTGCGGGTGTGAAGTCACGTCATGTCGAGAAGTATTACCAGGATCTTCTAGCTCCAGAAAGTTATTCTGGCAATAGCACGGAACACAATGGCAAGCAGTTGGACAATAACAGTGAAGGATTAACTACAGATGCTGTATGCATTCCAGAGAAATGGAAAGGGCAAATTGAGAAG GATTTGCCTCGAACATTCCCGGGCCATCCTGCTCTTGATGTGAATGGTAGAAATGCTTTGAGGCGCTTACTTACAGCATATGCTAGACATAATCCCTCTGTTGGGTACTGCCAG GCCATGAATTTCTTTGCTGGCTTATTACTTCTTTTGATGCCTGAAGAAAATGCTTTTTG GACCTTGCTGGCACTAATTGATGACTATTTTGATGGCTATTACTCAGAGGAAATGATAGAGTCTCAG GTTGACCAACTTGTTTTTGAGGAGTTGGTGCGAGAGAGATTTCCAAAATTGG TCAATCATCTAGATTACCAGGGAGTGCAGGTGGCTTGGGTTACTGGACCGTGGTTCCTTTCCATTTTTATGAACATGCTTCCATGGGAAAGTG TTCTTCGAATCTGGGATGTGCTTCTTTTTGAAGGAAACCGGGTCATGCTATTTAGGACGGCACTTGCTTTGATGGAGTTATATG GCCCTTCTTTAGTTGCAACGAAGGATGCTGGAGATGCAGTTAGTTTGCTGCAATCACTGGCTGGCTCAACATTTGATAGCAGTCAACTTGTGCTGACTGCTTGCATGGGTTACCAAAATGTAAATGAAACTCGATTGCAAGTCTTGAGAAATAAACATCGACCAGCAGTAACAACTGCACTTGCAGAAAGATCAAAGGGGCTTCAAGTTTGGAGGAATTCTCAGGGTTTGGCATCTAAGTTGTATGGGTTTAAGCATGATCCTAAATCAATGATAATAGAAGccaataaaacagaaaaatcgCTTGATGCACAAACAAATGGTAGTTTATCTCGTTCAGAGTCTGGGTCCACTAATGCAGATGAAATCATTATTAGCCTTACTGGGGGTGAAGAGATCGATTCTGCCAAAGACCTTCAAGAGCAG GTGGGGTGGTTGAAGGTTGAATTGTGTAAGTTGCTGGACGAGAAAAGATCAGCTGTACTCAG AGCCGAGGAATTGGAGACGGCTTTGATGGAAATGGTCAAGCAGGACAATCGGCGGCAATTGAGTGCCAGG GTTGAGCAGTTAGAGCATGAGGTTTCTGAACTTCGCAGTTCCCTTGCAGATAAGCAGGAACAAGAAAATGCTATGCTTCAG GTCTTAATGCGGGTAGAGCAAGAGCAAAGGGTAACAGAAGATGCCCGCAGGTTTGCTGAGCAAGATTCAGCAGCACAAAGATTTGCTGCTCAAGTGCTTCAG GCACCTACGTGGATTTCAAGACAGAGATATGAGGTGTGGCAAGCAAATCCATTAGTATCAGACTACCGGTTGCAAAAA GAAAAGTATGAAGAGGCCACTGTTTCACTTTCTGAAATGGAGAAGAGAGTGGTTATGGCAGAATCAATGCTGGAGGCTACCTTGCAGTACCAATGTGGCCAAGTTAAAGCACAACCCTCTCCACG ATCTTCACACCCAGATTCTTTAACAGTAGGAAGCAATCAAGAGTCTACGCAAGATCTGCCTGCAAGAAAAACTGGCTTGCTAGCTCGCCCTTTTGGACTTGGCTGGCGAGATCGGAACAAG GGGAAACAAACTAACATTGAGGAGCCAATTGATGGTGGAAAATCTACCAGTGAGGGACAGAGTCCCAGTCCACAATGTCAGTTCAGGTAG
- the LOC122301343 gene encoding ecotropic viral integration site 5 protein homolog isoform X2, with protein MKATKALNPSVITFDHKRDAYGFAVRPQHVQRYREYASIYKEEEEERSDRWRSFLERQAEAAQLPENGLSTEEDKKTKDAGASEQEADTSSGKVVEGDDLSSQKLGSNDLAENGARKEELPSAKETKIHKAHIWTEIRPSLCAIEDMMSIRVKKKTNLLKYEQCTGSGKPLASPIEEARSSKGASEEDSEDEFYDAERSDPIQDVPQSDTVSAPATVAATDVIPPDLLFPWKEELEVLVRGGVPMALRGELWQAFAGVKSRHVEKYYQDLLAPESYSGNSTEHNGKQLDNNSEGLTTDAVCIPEKWKGQIEKDLPRTFPGHPALDVNGRNALRRLLTAYARHNPSVGYCQAMNFFAGLLLLLMPEENAFWTLLALIDDYFDGYYSEEMIESQVDQLVFEELVRERFPKLVNHLDYQGVQVAWVTGPWFLSIFMNMLPWESVLRIWDVLLFEGNRVMLFRTALALMELYGPSLVATKDAGDAVSLLQSLAGSTFDSSQLVLTACMGYQNVNETRLQVLRNKHRPAVTTALAERSKGLQVWRNSQGLASKLYGFKHDPKSMIIEANKTEKSLDAQTNGSLSRSESGSTNADEIIISLTGGEEIDSAKDLQEQVGWLKVELCKLLDEKRSAVLRAEELETALMEMVKQDNRRQLSARVEQLEHEVSELRSSLADKQEQENAMLQVLMRVEQEQRVTEDARRFAEQDSAAQRFAAQVLQEKYEEATVSLSEMEKRVVMAESMLEATLQYQCGQVKAQPSPRSSHPDSLTVGSNQESTQDLPARKTGLLARPFGLGWRDRNKGKQTNIEEPIDGGKSTSEGQSPSPQCQFR; from the exons ATGAAGGCCACCAAAGCCCTCAACCCCTCTGTCATCACCTTCGACCACAAGAG GGACGCCTATGGGTTTGCTGTGAGACCTCAGCATGTACAAAGATACCGTGAATATGCTAGTATCTACAAG gaggaagaggaagaaagatCAGATAGGTGGAGGTCTTTTCTGGAAAGGCAAGCAGAGGCAGCTCAACTACCTGAAAATGGATTATCAACCGAAGAAGACAAAAAAACCAAAGATGCTGGAGCGTCAGAACAAGAAGCAGACACCAGCTCGGGGAAGGTAGTTGAAGGAGATGACTTAAGTAGCCAGAAGCTTGGTTCAAATGATTTGGCTGAAAATGGTGCCAGAAAGGAGGAGTTGCCTTCAGCTAAGGAGACAAAAATTCACAAGGCCCATATTTGGACTGAGATTAGACCCTCTCTTTGTGCCATTGAAGACATGATGAGCATTCGTGTAAAGaagaaaaccaatttattaaaatatgaacAATGCACTGGAAGTGGAAAGCCACTTGCTTCTCCCATTGAGGAGGCTAGATCCTCTAAAGGAGCATCTGAGGAGGATTCTGAGGATGAGTTTTATGACGCAGAGAGGTCTGATCCTATTCAAGATGTTCCTCAGAGTGATACTGTCAGTGCTCCTGCTACTGTTGCTGCTACTGATGTGATCCCTCCAGACTTATTGTTTCCTTGGAAAGAAGAGTTAGAAGTTCTTGTTCGCGGTGGAGTGCCTATGGCTCTCAGGGGGGAG CTTTGGCAAGCTTTTGCGGGTGTGAAGTCACGTCATGTCGAGAAGTATTACCAGGATCTTCTAGCTCCAGAAAGTTATTCTGGCAATAGCACGGAACACAATGGCAAGCAGTTGGACAATAACAGTGAAGGATTAACTACAGATGCTGTATGCATTCCAGAGAAATGGAAAGGGCAAATTGAGAAG GATTTGCCTCGAACATTCCCGGGCCATCCTGCTCTTGATGTGAATGGTAGAAATGCTTTGAGGCGCTTACTTACAGCATATGCTAGACATAATCCCTCTGTTGGGTACTGCCAG GCCATGAATTTCTTTGCTGGCTTATTACTTCTTTTGATGCCTGAAGAAAATGCTTTTTG GACCTTGCTGGCACTAATTGATGACTATTTTGATGGCTATTACTCAGAGGAAATGATAGAGTCTCAG GTTGACCAACTTGTTTTTGAGGAGTTGGTGCGAGAGAGATTTCCAAAATTGG TCAATCATCTAGATTACCAGGGAGTGCAGGTGGCTTGGGTTACTGGACCGTGGTTCCTTTCCATTTTTATGAACATGCTTCCATGGGAAAGTG TTCTTCGAATCTGGGATGTGCTTCTTTTTGAAGGAAACCGGGTCATGCTATTTAGGACGGCACTTGCTTTGATGGAGTTATATG GCCCTTCTTTAGTTGCAACGAAGGATGCTGGAGATGCAGTTAGTTTGCTGCAATCACTGGCTGGCTCAACATTTGATAGCAGTCAACTTGTGCTGACTGCTTGCATGGGTTACCAAAATGTAAATGAAACTCGATTGCAAGTCTTGAGAAATAAACATCGACCAGCAGTAACAACTGCACTTGCAGAAAGATCAAAGGGGCTTCAAGTTTGGAGGAATTCTCAGGGTTTGGCATCTAAGTTGTATGGGTTTAAGCATGATCCTAAATCAATGATAATAGAAGccaataaaacagaaaaatcgCTTGATGCACAAACAAATGGTAGTTTATCTCGTTCAGAGTCTGGGTCCACTAATGCAGATGAAATCATTATTAGCCTTACTGGGGGTGAAGAGATCGATTCTGCCAAAGACCTTCAAGAGCAG GTGGGGTGGTTGAAGGTTGAATTGTGTAAGTTGCTGGACGAGAAAAGATCAGCTGTACTCAG AGCCGAGGAATTGGAGACGGCTTTGATGGAAATGGTCAAGCAGGACAATCGGCGGCAATTGAGTGCCAGG GTTGAGCAGTTAGAGCATGAGGTTTCTGAACTTCGCAGTTCCCTTGCAGATAAGCAGGAACAAGAAAATGCTATGCTTCAG GTCTTAATGCGGGTAGAGCAAGAGCAAAGGGTAACAGAAGATGCCCGCAGGTTTGCTGAGCAAGATTCAGCAGCACAAAGATTTGCTGCTCAAGTGCTTCAG GAAAAGTATGAAGAGGCCACTGTTTCACTTTCTGAAATGGAGAAGAGAGTGGTTATGGCAGAATCAATGCTGGAGGCTACCTTGCAGTACCAATGTGGCCAAGTTAAAGCACAACCCTCTCCACG ATCTTCACACCCAGATTCTTTAACAGTAGGAAGCAATCAAGAGTCTACGCAAGATCTGCCTGCAAGAAAAACTGGCTTGCTAGCTCGCCCTTTTGGACTTGGCTGGCGAGATCGGAACAAG GGGAAACAAACTAACATTGAGGAGCCAATTGATGGTGGAAAATCTACCAGTGAGGGACAGAGTCCCAGTCCACAATGTCAGTTCAGGTAG
- the LOC122301348 gene encoding CDP-diacylglycerol--glycerol-3-phosphate 3-phosphatidyltransferase 2-like, with product MSCLKLPTAAASFYTHKPCGCHLNLTQWVRTTAAAAAAGNNSVAKLKLKPIPFEALYCNRNREQIPAIYKCGWRIAPCAPFTPSAHDKLAPKAIGFRGVHQKHSPALSLRSNSSEEKGGFSASGSGSSESGLVADMGTESQDRHDLFQSPPSMQNQQQQKEQQQHTSKLLTLPTILTLGRVASVPLLVSAFYVDSWWGPTATTSIFISAAVTDWLDGYLARKMRLGSAFGAFLDPVADKLMVAATLVLLCTQPVEVAMFGQVPWLFAVPSIAIIGREITMSAVREWAASQNSKLLEAVAVNNLGKWKTATQMTALTILLATRDSSLGGPGVFVASGVGLLYISAGLSVWSLVVYMRKIWKALPK from the exons ATGTCATGCCTGAAATTGCCCACGGCAGCAGCTTCCTTTTACACCCACAAGCCCTGCGGCTGCCACCTCAACCTCACCCAATGGGTCCGCACTACAGCTGCGGCCGCGGCCGCGGGCAACAACTCTGTCGCCAAACTAAAGCTCAAACCCATACCCTTCGAAGCCCTGTATTGCAACAGGAACAGGGAGCAAATACCCGCTATTTATAAATGTGGGTGGAGGATAGCCCCGTGCGCACCATTCACACCCTCGGCGCACGATAAACTTGCCCCTAAAGCAATAGGGTTTCGTGGCGTCCACCAAAAGCACTCCCCCGCTCTCTCTTTACGCAGCAATAGCTCCGAAGAGAAAGGAGGATTTTCCGCCTCTGGCTCTGGGTCTTCCGAGTCAGGTCTCGTGGCAGATATGGGTACAGAAAGCCAGGACCGCCACGATTTATTCCAATCGCCGCCGTCAATGCAGAACCAGCAGCAACAGAAAGAACAACAGCAACATACTTCGAAATTGCTCACATTACCCACCATCTTAACGCTCGGTCGCGTCGCCTCTGTACCGCTTCTCGTAAGCG CCTTCTACGTAGATAGTTGGTGGGGACCAACTGCTACGACAAGTATTTTCATCTCTGCTGCAGTTACTGATTGGCTTGACGGCTATCTTGCTCGGAAG ATGAGACTAGGATCTGCATTTGGTGCATTTCTAGACCCAGTAGCTGACAAG CTTATGGTTGCTGCCACATTGGTCTTGTTGTGTACCCAACCAGTGGAAGTTGCCATGTTTGGACAAGTACCATGGCTATTCGCTGTACCTTCAATTGCCATAATTGGTAGGGAG ATAACTATGTCTGCAGTTAGAGAATGGGCTGCTTCCCAGAATAGTAAGCTTTTAGAg GCTGTTGCTGTAAATAACTTGGGGAAGTGGAAAACAGCCACACAGATGACCGCACTAACCATCCTTTTGGCTACCAGAGATAGCAG TCTTGGAGGGCCGGGGGTTTTTGTAGCTTCTGGAGTTGGGTTGTTGTACATCTCAGCTGGACTCTCTGTATGGTCATTAGTTGTGTATATGAGGAAGATTTGGAAAGCACTGCCAAAGTAG
- the LOC122301347 gene encoding probable protein phosphatase 2C 38 isoform X1 translates to MVSAALLRIVSPCWKPSVEGENSRDRSDVSGRVDGLLWSKDSGQHVNGEFSMAIIQANNLLEDHSQLESGSMSLLESGPHGTFVGIYDGHGGPEAAQFINDHLFNNIKTIGAAEFTSENQGMSADIINKAFLATEEEFLSLVKNQWLSKPQIASVGSCCLVGIICSGLLYIANAGDSRVVLARQEKAVKVFKAVQLSCEHNASMESVREELHSLHPNDPQIVVLKHEVWRVKGIIQVSRSIGDAYLKKAEFNREPLLSKFRLPKPFHEPILKAEPTILVQKLYPGDQFLIFASDGLWENLSNQEAVDIVQSCPRSGIARKLVKAALCEAAKKREMRYSDLKKIDRGVRRHFHDDITVIVLFLDSHLISRSSWHGPLISIRGGGGIFPNT, encoded by the exons ATGGTATCAGCTGCATTATTGAGGATTGTGTCGCCCTGTTGGAAACCTTCTGTTGAGGGTGAAAATTCCAGGGATCGCAGTGATGTAAGTGGTCGGGTTGATGGATTGTTGTGGTCCAAGGATTCAGGACAGCATGTGAATGGAGAATTTTCGATGGCAATAATTCAAGCAAACAATCTGTTGGAAGACCATAGCCAACTTGAATCAGGGTCAATGAGTTTGCTTGAATCAGGTCCCCATGGAACATTTGTTGGAATTTATGATGGGCATGGAGGACCTGAAGCTGCCCAATTCATAAATGATCACCTGTTTAACAATATCAAGA CTATTGGTGCTGCAGAGTTCACGTCAGAGAATCAGGGAATGTCAGCAGATATTATCAACAAAGCATTTTTGGCAACTGAAGAGGAATTCCTCTCTCTAGTAAAGAATCAGTGGCTAAGCAAGCCACAAATTGCTTCTGTTGGTTCATGTTGTTTGGTAGGCATAATATGTAGCGGATTGCTTTACATTGCCAATGCAGGAGATTCTCGGGTGGTGTTAGCAAGACAGGAGAAGGCTGTTAAAGTGTTTAAAGCTGTTCAATTATCATGTGAGCACAATGCAAGTATGGAATCTGTGAGGGAGGAGTTGCATTCGCTGCATCCCAATGATCCACAGATTGTCGTTTTAAAGCACGAGGTGTGGCGTGTGAAGGGTATTATACAG GTTTCAAGATCCATAGGCGATGCCTATTTGAAGAAGGCAGAGTTCAACAGAGAGCCTTTATTGTCGAAGTTTAGACTGCCTAAACCCTTCCATGAGCCAATTCTTAAAGCTGAGCCAACGATATTGGTGCAGAAACTCTACCCTGGAGATCAATTTCTTATATTTGCATCGGATGGCCTATGGGAGAACCTAAGCAATCAGGAGGCAGTTGACATTGTTCAGAGCTGTCCACGGAGT GGCATTGCACGAAAACTTGTCAAAGCTGCGCTTTGTGAAGCAgccaaaaaaagagaaatgaggtACTCAGACTTGAAAAAGATTGACAGAGGGGTgagaagacattttcatgacgATATTAcagttattgttttgtttctcgACTCCCATCTGATCAGTCGCAGCTCCTGGCATGGACCCTTAATTTCAATCAGAGGAGGTGGCGGTATCTTTCCCAACACCTAG
- the LOC122301347 gene encoding probable protein phosphatase 2C 38 isoform X2, which yields MVSAALLRIVSPCWKPSVEGENSRDRSDVSGRVDGLLWSKDSGQHVNGEFSMAIIQANNLLEDHSQLESGSMSLLESGPHGTFVGIYDGHGGPEAAQFINDHLFNNIKKFTSENQGMSADIINKAFLATEEEFLSLVKNQWLSKPQIASVGSCCLVGIICSGLLYIANAGDSRVVLARQEKAVKVFKAVQLSCEHNASMESVREELHSLHPNDPQIVVLKHEVWRVKGIIQVSRSIGDAYLKKAEFNREPLLSKFRLPKPFHEPILKAEPTILVQKLYPGDQFLIFASDGLWENLSNQEAVDIVQSCPRSGIARKLVKAALCEAAKKREMRYSDLKKIDRGVRRHFHDDITVIVLFLDSHLISRSSWHGPLISIRGGGGIFPNT from the exons ATGGTATCAGCTGCATTATTGAGGATTGTGTCGCCCTGTTGGAAACCTTCTGTTGAGGGTGAAAATTCCAGGGATCGCAGTGATGTAAGTGGTCGGGTTGATGGATTGTTGTGGTCCAAGGATTCAGGACAGCATGTGAATGGAGAATTTTCGATGGCAATAATTCAAGCAAACAATCTGTTGGAAGACCATAGCCAACTTGAATCAGGGTCAATGAGTTTGCTTGAATCAGGTCCCCATGGAACATTTGTTGGAATTTATGATGGGCATGGAGGACCTGAAGCTGCCCAATTCATAAATGATCACCTGTTTAACAATATCAAGA AGTTCACGTCAGAGAATCAGGGAATGTCAGCAGATATTATCAACAAAGCATTTTTGGCAACTGAAGAGGAATTCCTCTCTCTAGTAAAGAATCAGTGGCTAAGCAAGCCACAAATTGCTTCTGTTGGTTCATGTTGTTTGGTAGGCATAATATGTAGCGGATTGCTTTACATTGCCAATGCAGGAGATTCTCGGGTGGTGTTAGCAAGACAGGAGAAGGCTGTTAAAGTGTTTAAAGCTGTTCAATTATCATGTGAGCACAATGCAAGTATGGAATCTGTGAGGGAGGAGTTGCATTCGCTGCATCCCAATGATCCACAGATTGTCGTTTTAAAGCACGAGGTGTGGCGTGTGAAGGGTATTATACAG GTTTCAAGATCCATAGGCGATGCCTATTTGAAGAAGGCAGAGTTCAACAGAGAGCCTTTATTGTCGAAGTTTAGACTGCCTAAACCCTTCCATGAGCCAATTCTTAAAGCTGAGCCAACGATATTGGTGCAGAAACTCTACCCTGGAGATCAATTTCTTATATTTGCATCGGATGGCCTATGGGAGAACCTAAGCAATCAGGAGGCAGTTGACATTGTTCAGAGCTGTCCACGGAGT GGCATTGCACGAAAACTTGTCAAAGCTGCGCTTTGTGAAGCAgccaaaaaaagagaaatgaggtACTCAGACTTGAAAAAGATTGACAGAGGGGTgagaagacattttcatgacgATATTAcagttattgttttgtttctcgACTCCCATCTGATCAGTCGCAGCTCCTGGCATGGACCCTTAATTTCAATCAGAGGAGGTGGCGGTATCTTTCCCAACACCTAG